In a genomic window of Desulfonispora thiosulfatigenes DSM 11270:
- a CDS encoding aldehyde dehydrogenase family protein, whose amino-acid sequence MHFGKLKDYINGQWVSHTDAEYLKVYNPSTGEEICEVPITPTNQVEAAISAAEEAFKTWKNVSMEKRVKYLFDLRDALVQRHEELAQSIAIDQAKHISDARAEVNRAIQITETACGIPLMMTGNKFAINEDVDGEVIRESIGVVGALAPFNFPALVFGWFIPYAIGCGNTIVYKASEQSPLFMQKIMEIFEEIKLPKGVVNLVNGTKPVVEAMLNSPIIKAMAFVGSTPVGRIVAEGSAQTGKRSQVLAGAKNTLIVAEDANMDGFIQNYINSAYGAAGQRCMAGSIVAAVEDVYDEVKERMIKASKEVKIGDARDEDVFLGPVISQKSVDRCHYYIDLALKEGANLALDGRNPTLPEKNKNGYFVGPTIVSEVTPDMKIAVDEIFGPVVSLMKFKNVDEALEFFNNSDFGNGGSIFTESGLYAHKFLREANSGMIGVNVGVPASMPYLPFGGTRSSLFGSQIKAQGQDAVDFFTKRKACTVRFYGKN is encoded by the coding sequence ATGCACTTTGGTAAATTAAAAGATTATATTAACGGGCAGTGGGTTTCACATACAGACGCTGAATATTTAAAGGTATATAACCCATCAACAGGTGAAGAAATCTGTGAAGTTCCAATTACACCAACTAATCAAGTTGAAGCAGCTATTAGCGCTGCTGAAGAAGCTTTTAAGACTTGGAAAAATGTAAGTATGGAAAAAAGAGTTAAATATTTATTTGATTTACGTGATGCTTTGGTGCAGCGTCATGAAGAATTAGCACAAAGCATTGCTATTGACCAAGCTAAACATATCAGTGATGCTAGAGCTGAAGTAAATCGTGCAATTCAAATTACAGAAACTGCTTGTGGTATTCCTCTAATGATGACAGGTAATAAATTTGCTATAAATGAAGATGTCGATGGAGAAGTTATCAGAGAATCAATTGGAGTTGTTGGGGCTTTGGCACCATTTAACTTTCCGGCCTTGGTATTTGGTTGGTTTATCCCTTATGCTATAGGATGTGGTAATACCATCGTTTATAAAGCAAGTGAACAGTCTCCTTTATTCATGCAAAAAATCATGGAAATATTTGAAGAAATCAAGTTGCCTAAAGGTGTAGTTAACTTAGTAAATGGTACCAAGCCTGTTGTAGAAGCTATGCTTAATAGTCCGATAATTAAGGCTATGGCTTTTGTTGGTTCTACTCCAGTTGGAAGAATAGTTGCTGAGGGAAGTGCACAAACTGGAAAAAGAAGTCAAGTATTAGCAGGAGCTAAAAATACTTTGATTGTAGCTGAAGATGCAAATATGGATGGTTTTATCCAAAATTATATCAATTCAGCATATGGAGCAGCAGGACAAAGATGTATGGCAGGATCAATTGTGGCTGCAGTAGAAGATGTATATGATGAAGTTAAAGAAAGAATGATTAAAGCATCTAAAGAAGTAAAAATTGGCGATGCTAGAGATGAAGATGTATTCTTAGGACCAGTTATTTCACAAAAATCAGTTGATAGATGTCATTATTATATAGATCTTGCTTTAAAAGAAGGAGCTAATTTAGCACTTGATGGTAGAAATCCTACTCTTCCTGAAAAGAATAAAAATGGTTATTTTGTAGGACCTACAATTGTTTCTGAAGTTACTCCTGATATGAAAATTGCAGTTGATGAAATCTTTGGACCAGTTGTATCCTTAATGAAATTTAAAAACGTTGATGAAGCACTTGAATTTTTCAATAACTCAGATTTCGGTAATGGAGGATCAATCTTTACTGAAAGTGGCTTATATGCCCATAAATTCTTAAGAGAAGCTAATTCAGGCATGATCGGGGTAAACGTAGGAGTTCCAGCTTCAATGCCTTACTTACCATTTGGAGGAACAAGATCTTCATTATTTGGTAGCCAAATAAAAGCTCAAGGACAAGATGCTGTCGATTTCTTCACTAAAAGAAAAGCTTGTACAGTTCGTTTTTATGGTAAAAATTAA
- a CDS encoding PucR family transcriptional regulator translates to MVYNFKLTVNDILQLPDFKNAKVVNDTADLTRVVEWAHILEIIQVGDLANEKKITQISDFVNDNVMIFTTGVGWKNKKDVLVFIKQLIDRNVSALCLQLGYQYKEVPQEFIKLANKHNFPIIVFYKEVRNIDIMYNLHTIFINKDYQLFLELEKFLDELNHILLAPHDLKDILSFFHNYLDVNVVYIPLQGERHFMPPLASIEQENILNLINYLKEYSPPKNVVQIANDSKFSYIEITANNNKLAYLAFFSDKKLNKMQLLALEKCNSNLAQDLLRNLFIEEKERYKKENKKWIIDWLHGLLPETQINHYLNQFEPNLTPINAVVCIMSFANSQENNISLDFMLHMTIIARPFFKQHGLYILNYFNNNQIAFIILDTSLSQTCEERITKSINELKRTIEGRSTHLNNLKLTFSLGKVVNKLKLLNRSFITAKETLSVQQKAKHTDILFYNNLHIYRIIPLLDKQDFINELITDYLQPIIEYDHQHDGKLIQTLKVFLECNCNKQETAQRLYVVRQTLYNRIQKIEELLGTDFLLPEKRVMIEIALYTYDYLNI, encoded by the coding sequence ATGGTATATAATTTTAAACTTACGGTAAACGACATATTACAATTGCCTGATTTTAAAAATGCTAAAGTTGTTAACGATACCGCTGACCTTACCAGGGTAGTAGAATGGGCACATATTCTTGAAATTATCCAAGTAGGTGATTTAGCTAACGAAAAAAAGATAACGCAAATTAGTGATTTTGTTAATGACAATGTTATGATTTTTACTACAGGTGTCGGGTGGAAAAATAAGAAAGATGTTTTGGTTTTTATTAAACAACTTATTGATCGGAACGTTTCAGCACTATGCTTACAATTAGGTTATCAATATAAGGAAGTTCCCCAAGAATTTATTAAATTAGCTAATAAACATAACTTCCCAATTATAGTTTTTTATAAAGAAGTACGAAATATAGACATTATGTATAATTTGCATACAATCTTTATTAATAAAGATTATCAATTATTTTTAGAACTTGAAAAGTTTCTTGATGAATTAAATCATATTTTGCTTGCCCCTCATGACCTTAAAGATATACTTTCTTTTTTTCATAATTATTTAGATGTAAATGTAGTGTACATTCCCCTTCAGGGAGAAAGACACTTTATGCCTCCTCTTGCTTCTATCGAGCAAGAAAATATCTTAAATTTAATTAATTATTTAAAAGAATATTCGCCACCAAAAAATGTAGTTCAAATTGCAAATGATAGTAAATTTTCCTATATAGAAATAACGGCAAATAACAATAAACTTGCTTACTTAGCCTTTTTCTCAGATAAAAAGTTAAATAAAATGCAATTGCTTGCTTTAGAAAAATGCAATTCTAATTTAGCTCAAGATTTATTGCGCAATTTATTTATAGAAGAAAAGGAACGATATAAAAAAGAAAATAAAAAATGGATTATAGATTGGCTTCATGGTTTACTCCCTGAAACACAAATTAACCACTATTTAAACCAATTTGAGCCTAATCTCACACCGATAAATGCTGTAGTCTGTATTATGAGTTTTGCAAACTCCCAAGAAAATAATATTTCACTAGATTTTATGCTTCACATGACTATTATAGCTCGTCCATTTTTTAAACAACATGGACTATACATTCTAAATTATTTTAATAATAATCAAATTGCATTTATCATTTTAGATACTAGTCTTTCGCAAACTTGTGAAGAACGCATCACAAAATCTATAAATGAGCTTAAAAGAACTATTGAAGGCAGAAGTACACATTTAAATAATCTTAAATTAACCTTTAGCCTAGGTAAAGTTGTGAATAAATTAAAGCTATTAAACAGAAGCTTTATAACTGCTAAAGAGACTTTATCTGTACAACAAAAAGCTAAGCATACTGATATACTTTTTTATAATAATCTTCATATTTATCGCATAATTCCCTTATTAGATAAGCAAGATTTTATAAATGAATTAATTACAGATTATCTCCAGCCTATCATCGAATATGACCACCAGCATGATGGTAAATTAATACAAACTTTAAAAGTATTTTTAGAATGTAATTGTAATAAACAAGAAACAGCACAAAGACTCTATGTAGTTCGTCAAACACTATATAATCGAATACAGAAAATCGAAGAATTATTAGGTACAGATTTTTTACTACCAGAAAAACGCGTAATGATTGAAATTGCCCTATATACTTATGATTACCTAAATATCTAA
- the nirJ1 gene encoding putative heme d1 biosynthesis radical SAM protein NirJ1 yields the protein MISFSRLLSGSNNFGDSLRYNKNTKGAIHGTTNSRGPVVVWNCTKTCNLKCIHCYAGSDHNKYDGELSTEEAMRFIDDLKAFNVPVILISGGEPFMRDDILYLAEYANKQGIRTTFSTNGTLINKKTAQKLKEIGVGYVGISLDGIGENNDKFRGQKGAFDLALRGIENCMSVGQKVGLRFTLNRHNFHELGDIFNLIEEEKIPRTCFYHLVYSGRGSEMVKEDLSHEETRKAIDFITEKVRYFDEKGITKEILTVDNHADGVYLYLKLLKEDPEKAKEVYELLQLNGGNRTGIAIGEVDWFGNVHPDQFTQNYTFGNVKETKFSDIWTNTSDPILGGLKDRKPLLKGRCAKCKWLNICNGNFRARAEAIHEDYWESDPACYLTDQEIGIEG from the coding sequence GTGATTAGTTTTAGTAGACTATTAAGTGGTAGTAATAATTTTGGTGACTCTCTACGCTATAATAAAAATACTAAAGGAGCAATTCATGGTACAACAAACAGCAGGGGGCCTGTTGTTGTGTGGAATTGTACAAAAACGTGTAACCTTAAATGTATTCATTGCTATGCAGGGTCTGATCATAATAAATATGATGGTGAATTAAGTACAGAAGAAGCAATGAGATTTATAGATGATTTAAAGGCATTTAATGTACCAGTTATTTTGATTTCTGGTGGAGAGCCTTTTATGAGAGATGATATACTCTATCTTGCTGAGTATGCTAATAAACAAGGAATAAGGACAACCTTTTCAACAAATGGAACATTAATAAATAAAAAAACAGCCCAAAAACTAAAAGAAATAGGGGTTGGCTATGTAGGGATCAGTTTAGATGGAATAGGCGAAAATAATGATAAATTCCGTGGTCAAAAAGGAGCTTTTGATCTAGCTTTACGAGGTATAGAAAATTGCATGTCAGTAGGACAAAAGGTAGGACTTAGATTTACTTTAAATAGACATAATTTTCATGAGTTGGGTGATATATTCAACTTAATTGAAGAAGAGAAAATTCCAAGAACCTGTTTTTATCATTTAGTTTATTCTGGTAGAGGTAGTGAAATGGTTAAAGAAGATTTATCTCATGAAGAAACTAGAAAGGCTATAGATTTCATTACTGAAAAGGTTCGTTATTTTGATGAAAAAGGAATTACTAAAGAAATATTAACTGTTGATAATCATGCTGATGGTGTTTATTTATATCTGAAACTTTTAAAAGAAGACCCAGAAAAAGCTAAAGAGGTATATGAACTTTTACAATTAAATGGTGGTAACCGTACAGGTATTGCCATTGGAGAAGTAGATTGGTTTGGAAATGTCCATCCTGATCAGTTTACACAAAACTATACATTTGGTAATGTTAAGGAAACAAAATTTAGTGATATTTGGACAAATACATCTGATCCTATATTAGGTGGCTTAAAGGATAGAAAACCTTTGTTAAAAGGAAGATGTGCTAAGTGTAAGTGGCTAAATATTTGTAATGGTAATTTTAGAGCTAGAGCAGAAGCAATACATGAAGATTACTGGGAATCTGATCCAGCTTGTTATTTAACCGACCAGGAGATTGGTATAGAGGGGTAG
- a CDS encoding AsnC family transcriptional regulator, giving the protein MDSIDKKLLVMIQDKFPISQRPYMEIGEKLSISENEVIERIKVMKESGLIRRMGGVFDSRKLGYKSTLCAMEVSEEKLPEVIEIVNSYIGVTHNYIRRHEYNLWFTLITPSKEHLDKVVNEITEKTGIKVNNLPAERLFKIKVNFHIPGEGEKENA; this is encoded by the coding sequence ATGGATTCGATTGATAAGAAGTTATTAGTAATGATACAGGATAAATTTCCGATTAGTCAAAGACCGTATATGGAAATAGGGGAAAAATTAAGTATATCTGAAAATGAAGTAATTGAAAGAATAAAGGTAATGAAAGAATCAGGACTTATTAGGCGTATGGGAGGAGTTTTTGATTCTCGAAAACTAGGGTATAAAAGTACACTTTGTGCTATGGAAGTTTCTGAAGAAAAGCTTCCAGAAGTAATTGAAATAGTAAACAGCTATATAGGAGTAACCCATAATTATATCAGGAGGCATGAATATAATCTTTGGTTTACCCTTATAACACCATCAAAAGAACATTTAGATAAGGTAGTCAATGAAATTACCGAAAAGACTGGTATAAAGGTAAATAACTTACCAGCTGAAAGGTTATTTAAAATAAAAGTAAACTTTCATATTCCAGGGGAAGGGGAAAAAGAGAATGCTTAG
- a CDS encoding Lrp/AsnC family transcriptional regulator, with amino-acid sequence MLSELDKKIVREVQGDLPLDPRPYKVIAQRLGIEEDFLIDKINEFLEKGYIRRMGAALRHRKIGLKANPMIVWQVPKDKIDEVGTKLSSLSQVTHCYHRKELPKLNYNVYSMIHAETREDCYELAKEMSKMIGIEKYNLLFSEKELKKTSMKYFMED; translated from the coding sequence ATGCTTAGCGAACTAGATAAAAAAATAGTACGTGAGGTACAAGGAGACTTACCTCTTGATCCTCGTCCTTATAAAGTTATTGCACAGAGGCTAGGAATAGAAGAAGATTTCTTAATAGATAAAATAAATGAGTTTTTAGAAAAAGGTTACATTAGGCGTATGGGAGCAGCACTTAGACATCGAAAGATAGGCTTAAAAGCTAATCCTATGATTGTCTGGCAAGTACCAAAAGATAAAATTGATGAAGTAGGAACTAAATTATCATCTTTATCCCAAGTAACCCACTGTTATCACCGAAAGGAACTACCTAAATTAAATTATAATGTATATTCTATGATTCATGCCGAGACGAGGGAAGATTGCTATGAATTAGCTAAAGAAATGTCCAAGATGATTGGTATAGAAAAATATAATTTATTATTTAGCGAAAAAGAATTAAAGAAAACTAGTATGAAATATTTTATGGAAGATTAA
- a CDS encoding tetratricopeptide repeat protein, producing MNEDQLYKSCLEALEQGNFELAKKNYEEILEFFPNIKNINYLMGIALVEHNQPQKALIAFKRALVVDTDFEAKVCFQIAVIYLEAEVFDKAIKYLKKALKIDPDYFDAQYNLAKILSISGLTNAAIEAYKRALEIDPKDEETYVNLGVEYSNNLEVEKAKDLYEKALEINPCSYLAYTNLGVEYQDAGNIEEAISYHKKSLECNSFYSLAWYNLACAYALNEEINKSLQALKKAIKLDEENKEYAKNDPELDILVGNPVFEDLIN from the coding sequence TTGAACGAAGACCAATTATATAAATCTTGCCTTGAGGCTTTAGAACAAGGAAACTTTGAGTTAGCAAAGAAAAATTATGAAGAGATATTAGAGTTCTTTCCTAATATAAAAAACATTAATTATTTAATGGGTATAGCTTTAGTAGAGCATAATCAACCACAAAAAGCTTTAATAGCCTTTAAAAGGGCCTTGGTTGTTGATACTGATTTTGAAGCTAAAGTCTGTTTTCAAATAGCCGTAATTTATTTGGAAGCAGAAGTTTTTGATAAAGCAATTAAATATTTGAAAAAAGCTTTAAAAATAGATCCTGATTATTTTGATGCCCAGTATAATTTAGCTAAGATACTAAGTATCTCAGGATTAACCAATGCTGCGATAGAAGCATATAAAAGGGCTCTAGAAATAGATCCAAAGGATGAAGAAACTTATGTTAATTTAGGAGTGGAGTATTCAAATAATTTGGAAGTAGAAAAGGCTAAAGATTTGTATGAAAAAGCTTTAGAAATTAATCCTTGTTCCTATTTAGCCTATACCAATTTAGGGGTTGAGTATCAAGATGCAGGAAATATAGAAGAAGCCATTTCCTACCATAAAAAGTCACTTGAATGTAATTCTTTCTATTCTTTAGCCTGGTATAATTTGGCTTGTGCGTATGCCCTAAATGAAGAAATAAATAAATCCTTACAAGCCCTTAAAAAGGCTATTAAATTAGACGAAGAAAACAAAGAGTATGCTAAAAATGATCCGGAACTAGATATTTTAGTAGGTAATCCAGTCTTTGAAGATTTAATTAATTAA
- a CDS encoding YdcF family protein: MNMKDFIFSKTKVNSVIRILAILLVVFSVIITILYYQVEQAGTKKILKKADAAIVLGAAVWEDGKPSPSMKARVTEAVDLYNKGIVKKIIVSGGVGRFSPTEAEVMAKVAMSLGVIREDIILEKKATSTRENLKYSYSLGKEQGFKRYIIVSDAFHLKRASLMANDLGMKFQTAPALDSPLYTNKALKFKYTLRETLGLIKFYLVRILN, encoded by the coding sequence ATGAATATGAAAGATTTTATTTTCAGTAAAACTAAAGTTAATAGTGTTATAAGAATATTAGCAATTTTGTTGGTGGTATTTTCAGTAATAATTACTATTTTATATTATCAAGTAGAACAAGCAGGAACTAAAAAAATCCTTAAAAAGGCTGATGCCGCAATTGTTTTAGGTGCTGCAGTATGGGAAGATGGTAAGCCTAGTCCTTCTATGAAAGCAAGAGTTACAGAAGCTGTAGATTTATATAATAAGGGAATAGTTAAGAAAATAATAGTATCAGGTGGTGTAGGGAGATTTTCCCCCACAGAAGCTGAAGTAATGGCTAAAGTGGCCATGTCTTTAGGAGTTATTAGGGAAGATATTATTTTAGAAAAAAAGGCAACATCAACTAGGGAAAATCTTAAATATAGTTATTCATTAGGTAAAGAGCAAGGGTTCAAAAGATATATAATTGTTTCAGATGCTTTTCATTTAAAAAGAGCAAGTTTAATGGCAAACGACCTGGGAATGAAATTTCAAACCGCTCCAGCATTAGATAGCCCATTATATACTAACAAAGCACTTAAATTTAAATATACTTTACGCGAAACCCTTGGACTTATTAAGTTTTATTTAGTCAGAATTTTAAATTAA
- a CDS encoding retropepsin-like aspartic protease — MKIEFRDGLLYTSIKLTYKGKTKIIPNMVIDTGAAQTLISQEIAEQIGIEIEGNEQIVLSRGIGGTEVSYVKEVDEVIIGNTRIKNKKLDFTSIGFGDINGLLGLDLLMKAGGILDLKNISFSSVSA; from the coding sequence ATGAAAATTGAATTTAGAGATGGATTATTATATACATCTATTAAATTGACTTATAAAGGAAAAACAAAAATAATTCCTAATATGGTTATAGATACAGGTGCAGCGCAGACCCTTATTTCACAAGAGATAGCTGAGCAAATAGGAATTGAAATTGAAGGAAATGAACAAATAGTATTATCTAGAGGAATAGGTGGTACTGAAGTTTCTTATGTTAAAGAAGTGGACGAGGTAATTATAGGCAATACTAGAATAAAAAATAAAAAACTAGATTTTACAAGCATTGGATTTGGGGATATAAATGGACTTCTTGGTTTAGATTTATTAATGAAAGCGGGAGGAATTCTTGATTTAAAAAATATTAGCTTTAGTTCCGTATCAGCATAA
- a CDS encoding lactate utilization protein: MERNVQWVIDKRVEKTIVNLQKNNIQGYLVQDENELLEKIKELVKEGNTVGAGGSMTLHRAGVFELLKSGNYNFLDRNKKGLTKEEAYEVQRQSLLADTYLTSSNALTEEGELYNVDGYGNRVAAMIFGPEQVIVVVGINKIVKNIEEATKRVERIAAPANTKRLERKTPCATLGYCTDCQSPDRICNSYVIIRKQMVKDRIKVIIVNKELGY, translated from the coding sequence ATGGAAAGAAATGTTCAATGGGTCATAGACAAAAGAGTGGAAAAAACTATCGTAAACTTACAAAAAAATAATATACAAGGTTATTTGGTGCAAGATGAAAATGAATTATTAGAAAAAATAAAAGAATTGGTTAAGGAAGGTAATACAGTAGGGGCAGGGGGATCAATGACCTTACATAGAGCAGGTGTCTTTGAACTACTCAAAAGTGGAAATTATAATTTTTTAGACCGAAATAAAAAAGGCCTTACTAAGGAAGAGGCTTATGAAGTACAGCGCCAAAGTTTATTAGCTGATACTTACTTAACTAGTAGTAATGCCCTTACTGAAGAAGGAGAATTATATAATGTAGATGGCTATGGGAACCGTGTTGCAGCAATGATTTTTGGCCCAGAGCAAGTAATCGTAGTTGTTGGAATAAATAAGATTGTAAAAAATATAGAAGAAGCTACTAAAAGAGTTGAAAGAATAGCTGCTCCCGCTAATACAAAAAGATTAGAGCGTAAAACACCTTGTGCTACACTAGGTTACTGTACAGATTGTCAAAGCCCAGATAGAATTTGTAATAGCTATGTTATCATTCGTAAACAAATGGTAAAAGATAGAATCAAAGTTATTATCGTTAATAAAGAATTAGGTTATTAA
- the clpB gene encoding ATP-dependent chaperone ClpB, with translation MNMNRFTQKSLQAIEEAEKKALSYDHLEIDLEHLFLALIEQEEGLISRLLEKMSIEQNKIITDTINILSKKPRVTGPGREPGKIYVSQSVNKVLLTAEDEAKKMTDEYVSVEHLFLALINEAQKSNLDKVFKSNSITRESFLKALTDVRGNQRVTSDAPEDTYEALSKYGQDLVESVKMNKIDPVIGRDNEIRNVIRILSRKTKNNPVLIGEPGVGKTAIVEGLAHRIVRGDVPEGLKDKTIFSLDMGALVAGAKYRGEFEERLKAVLQEVKKSDGRVLLFIDELHMIVGAGKTEGAMDAGNMLKPMLARGELHCIGATTLDEYRKYIEKDAALERRFQPVLVDEPTVEDTISILRGLKERFEVFHGVKIYDNALVSSAVLSDRYITDRFLPDKAIDLIDEACALIRTEIDSMPVEVDEVKRRVMQLEIEEQALKKEKDKASIDRLEKIQDELANLKDKYNSLKAKWENEKGSIVSIQKLRQELEKVNLEMEKAQREYNLNLAAELKYGKIPELEKKITEAEIKISNKGENTLVRESVGEEEITRIVSRWTGIPLSKLVEGEREKLLKLEEILHQRVIGQEEAVQKVTDSILRARAGIKDPNKPIGSFIFLGPTGVGKTELAKTLTETLFDSRENIIRIDMSEYMEKHSVSRLIGAPPGYVGYEEGGQLTEAVRRKPYSVILFDEIEKAHQDVFNVLLQILDDGRITDSKGRTVDMKNTIIIMTSNIGSSYLLEGINSNGDIEESAKKQVIKDLRMHFRPEFLNRVDDIILFKPLRLNEIISIVELFIKELQGRLLDKQITLTLSLKAKEYIAEQGYDPIYGARPLKRFIQNNIENKVAKALIKGEIKEGKSYQIDLYEGNFTINS, from the coding sequence ATGAATATGAATCGTTTTACTCAAAAGTCGTTACAAGCGATTGAAGAGGCAGAGAAAAAGGCATTGTCTTATGACCATTTGGAAATTGATTTAGAACATTTGTTTTTAGCTTTAATTGAACAAGAAGAAGGTTTGATTTCTAGATTATTAGAAAAAATGAGTATTGAGCAAAATAAGATTATTACAGATACTATAAATATTTTAAGTAAAAAACCTAGAGTTACAGGTCCAGGAAGAGAACCAGGAAAGATCTATGTAAGTCAAAGTGTAAATAAGGTACTACTTACAGCTGAAGATGAAGCAAAAAAAATGACTGATGAATATGTTTCGGTAGAGCATTTATTTTTAGCTCTCATAAATGAAGCACAAAAGTCTAATTTAGATAAGGTTTTCAAAAGCAATAGCATTACCAGAGAATCATTTTTAAAAGCATTAACAGATGTAAGAGGAAATCAAAGAGTAACAAGTGATGCTCCAGAGGATACTTATGAAGCCTTAAGTAAATATGGACAAGATTTAGTGGAAAGTGTAAAAATGAATAAGATTGATCCGGTAATTGGTAGAGATAATGAAATACGTAATGTAATAAGAATTTTATCGCGAAAAACTAAGAATAATCCTGTTTTAATCGGTGAACCAGGGGTTGGTAAAACTGCTATTGTTGAAGGTTTAGCACATAGAATTGTAAGAGGAGATGTGCCTGAAGGCTTAAAGGATAAAACTATATTTTCACTCGATATGGGTGCATTAGTGGCAGGAGCAAAATATAGAGGGGAATTTGAAGAAAGATTAAAGGCAGTTTTACAAGAGGTCAAAAAAAGTGATGGACGTGTACTTTTATTCATAGATGAGCTTCATATGATTGTTGGAGCAGGGAAAACAGAAGGAGCAATGGATGCAGGTAACATGCTAAAGCCTATGCTTGCTAGGGGTGAATTACATTGTATTGGTGCTACTACTTTAGATGAATATAGGAAGTATATTGAAAAAGATGCTGCACTTGAAAGAAGATTTCAACCAGTACTTGTTGATGAGCCAACGGTTGAAGATACAATTTCAATTCTCAGAGGATTAAAAGAAAGATTTGAAGTTTTTCATGGGGTGAAAATTTATGATAATGCTTTGGTTAGCTCAGCAGTGTTATCAGATAGATATATAACTGACCGATTTTTACCTGATAAAGCTATAGATTTAATAGATGAGGCGTGCGCACTGATTAGAACAGAAATTGATTCTATGCCTGTGGAAGTTGATGAAGTTAAAAGAAGAGTAATGCAACTTGAAATCGAAGAACAAGCTTTAAAAAAAGAAAAAGATAAGGCTAGCATAGATCGCTTAGAAAAGATCCAAGATGAACTTGCAAATTTAAAGGATAAATATAATAGTTTAAAGGCTAAATGGGAAAATGAAAAAGGCTCTATTGTAAGTATTCAAAAGCTGCGCCAAGAATTAGAAAAAGTTAACCTTGAAATGGAAAAGGCACAACGAGAATATAATCTTAATCTAGCGGCAGAACTTAAATATGGAAAAATACCAGAACTTGAGAAAAAAATAACTGAAGCTGAAATTAAAATATCTAATAAGGGCGAAAATACCCTAGTAAGGGAGTCAGTGGGGGAAGAAGAAATAACACGAATTGTTTCACGGTGGACAGGCATACCTTTAAGTAAATTAGTAGAGGGAGAAAGAGAGAAATTATTAAAATTAGAAGAAATTTTGCATCAAAGGGTAATAGGTCAAGAAGAAGCAGTTCAAAAGGTAACAGACTCCATTTTAAGAGCAAGAGCAGGGATCAAAGACCCTAATAAACCTATTGGTTCATTTATATTTTTAGGACCAACAGGAGTAGGAAAAACGGAGCTCGCTAAAACACTAACTGAGACGCTATTTGACTCTAGGGAGAATATTATTAGAATTGATATGAGTGAATATATGGAAAAACATTCTGTATCTAGATTAATTGGTGCTCCTCCAGGGTATGTAGGCTATGAAGAAGGAGGGCAGCTCACAGAAGCTGTGAGAAGAAAGCCATATTCAGTAATTCTTTTTGATGAAATAGAAAAGGCACATCAAGATGTTTTTAATGTATTATTACAGATTTTAGATGATGGTAGAATCACAGATTCTAAGGGCAGAACAGTAGATATGAAAAATACCATAATAATTATGACTTCTAATATAGGCTCTAGTTATTTATTAGAAGGAATAAACTCTAATGGAGATATTGAAGAAAGTGCTAAAAAGCAAGTTATAAAAGATTTACGGATGCATTTTAGACCTGAATTTTTAAATAGAGTCGATGATATTATTTTATTTAAGCCCTTAAGGTTAAATGAAATTATAAGTATTGTAGAATTATTTATAAAAGAATTGCAAGGAAGACTTCTAGATAAACAAATTACTTTAACCCTTAGTTTAAAAGCTAAAGAGTATATAGCTGAACAAGGGTATGACCCTATTTATGGAGCTAGGCCATTAAAACGTTTTATTCAAAATAATATTGAAAATAAAGTTGCTAAAGCTTTAATTAAAGGGGAAATTAAGGAAGGAAAGTCATATCAAATTGATCTTTATGAAGGAAATTTTACCATCAATAGCTAA